One genomic region from Polyangium spumosum encodes:
- a CDS encoding type VI secretion system Vgr family protein yields MPVLELTFACGESSLLVRRFSVHESVSGLFTVSVWARSESPSIDLEAIIGQPASLRVVSGWLFAKLGGARLWSGIVSSIEQVQAVQPASGAKELSTYSLRIVPDLWMLTQRRNYRIFQHLSIPDIIDELLGDWGIEKVWEIDRGKYPKLEYKAQYGESDFAFFSRLLEEAGIAFTFPDDDAKGSKLTLSDKLESNTPRPGGALPYVDNPNQEAEKEFVSGIRLSYGVRPGAHTIRDYDFRNPSFELFGEAPKAEGQEAKYEQYHYEPGAFLVEGGKGGGTPVADDKGVARYAQGFGKGRATRLLGGTRVDRRVVSFDTNTIDLWPGQVFSIDRHPHADITESTKLLVTEFSVEGTPEGEWSMSGQAVFTDAPYRPQQRTPKPRVEGVQSARVVGPKGQEIHTDEFGRVRVQFPWDREGKNDDNSSCWIRVSQGWAGTGYGMIVIPRIGQEVMVGFLEGDPDQPIIVGRVYNAKQAVPYKLPEHKTRSTWKSDSSLGSDGFNEIMFEDLKGQELVYEQAQKNRRRLVKNDETITIGHDRQKLVKNDESEKTLGFLKVYVGKDQDIVIKQNKRERIEGDSHLRVYGKRNQRIEGKQSLTVKGDRHELVGKNYAIGVNEEIHVAAGTAIVIEAGKDLTIKGPGGFVRIDQSGVTIRGKQVRINSGGSPGSGKGSSTDEPEEAIEAEVDDVSKTLIGQ; encoded by the coding sequence ATGCCGGTCCTGGAGTTGACGTTTGCCTGCGGAGAGAGCTCGCTGTTGGTGCGACGCTTTTCGGTGCACGAGTCGGTGTCGGGGTTGTTCACGGTCTCGGTGTGGGCGCGGTCCGAGAGCCCGAGCATCGACCTCGAGGCGATCATCGGGCAACCGGCGTCCTTGCGGGTCGTGAGCGGATGGCTCTTCGCGAAGCTCGGCGGCGCGCGGCTCTGGAGCGGCATCGTGAGCTCGATCGAGCAGGTGCAGGCGGTGCAGCCCGCGTCGGGCGCGAAGGAGCTGTCGACCTACTCGCTGCGCATCGTGCCCGACCTGTGGATGCTCACGCAGCGGCGAAACTACCGCATCTTCCAGCACCTCTCGATCCCGGACATCATCGACGAGCTCCTCGGCGATTGGGGCATCGAGAAGGTCTGGGAGATCGATCGCGGCAAGTATCCGAAGCTCGAGTACAAGGCGCAGTACGGCGAGAGTGATTTCGCGTTCTTCAGCCGTTTGCTCGAAGAGGCCGGAATCGCCTTCACGTTCCCGGACGACGACGCGAAAGGCTCGAAGCTGACGCTGTCCGACAAGCTCGAATCGAACACGCCGCGGCCTGGTGGCGCTCTGCCGTACGTGGACAACCCGAACCAGGAGGCCGAGAAGGAGTTCGTGTCGGGGATCCGTTTGTCCTACGGGGTTCGTCCCGGCGCGCACACGATTCGCGACTACGACTTTCGCAACCCGTCGTTCGAGCTCTTCGGCGAGGCGCCGAAGGCCGAGGGGCAGGAGGCGAAGTACGAGCAGTACCATTACGAGCCGGGGGCGTTCCTGGTCGAAGGTGGTAAGGGCGGAGGGACGCCGGTCGCGGACGACAAGGGGGTCGCGCGGTACGCTCAAGGGTTCGGCAAGGGCCGCGCGACACGCCTTCTTGGCGGAACACGGGTGGACCGGCGCGTCGTGTCGTTCGACACGAACACGATCGATCTCTGGCCCGGGCAGGTGTTCTCGATCGACCGGCATCCGCACGCGGACATCACGGAGTCGACGAAGCTGCTCGTGACCGAATTTTCGGTCGAGGGCACGCCCGAGGGCGAGTGGAGCATGTCAGGACAAGCGGTCTTCACGGACGCGCCGTACAGGCCGCAGCAGCGTACGCCGAAGCCGCGCGTCGAGGGCGTGCAGAGCGCGCGGGTCGTGGGGCCGAAGGGCCAGGAGATCCACACGGACGAGTTTGGCCGGGTACGCGTGCAATTCCCCTGGGATCGCGAGGGAAAAAACGACGACAATAGCTCCTGCTGGATCCGGGTGAGCCAGGGCTGGGCGGGGACGGGTTACGGGATGATCGTGATCCCGCGGATCGGGCAGGAGGTGATGGTGGGTTTCCTGGAGGGCGACCCGGACCAACCGATCATCGTGGGCCGCGTGTACAACGCGAAGCAGGCGGTGCCGTACAAGCTGCCGGAGCACAAGACGCGGAGCACGTGGAAGAGTGATTCGTCGCTCGGATCGGACGGGTTCAACGAGATCATGTTCGAGGATCTCAAGGGCCAGGAGCTCGTGTACGAGCAAGCGCAGAAGAACCGGCGGCGGCTGGTGAAGAATGACGAGACGATCACGATCGGGCACGACCGGCAGAAGCTCGTGAAGAATGACGAGTCCGAGAAGACGCTCGGTTTCTTGAAGGTATACGTCGGCAAGGACCAGGACATCGTCATCAAGCAGAACAAGCGGGAGCGGATCGAGGGGGATTCGCATCTGCGGGTGTACGGGAAGCGCAATCAGCGGATCGAGGGGAAACAATCGCTGACGGTGAAGGGGGATCGGCACGAGCTCGTCGGGAAGAACTATGCGATCGGGGTGAACGAGGAGATCCACGTCGCGGCGGGGACGGCGATCGTGATCGAGGCGGGGAAGGACCTGACGATCAAAGGGCCGGGGGGGTTCGTGCGGATTGATCAGAGCGGGGTGACGATCCGGGGGAAACAGGTGCGGATCAACAGCGGAGGGTCGCCGGGGAGTGGGAAGGGGAGCAGCACGGATGAGCCGGAAGAGGCGATCGAGGCCGAGGTGGATGACGTCAGCAAGACGTTGATCGGGCAGTAG
- a CDS encoding PAAR domain-containing protein, with translation MPPAARILDRHTCPLHPPNVIVTGEETVIVGYQWQARVGDMEACGASIVMGESTVIIGYKDAARRGDPTSHGGRIASGCPTVLIGSNPQMDTLRTDKPFCEECEQKKKEREERRKRGRKS, from the coding sequence ATGCCGCCGGCTGCGAGGATTCTGGATCGACATACGTGCCCGCTGCACCCACCGAACGTGATCGTGACGGGAGAGGAGACGGTCATCGTCGGGTACCAGTGGCAGGCCCGCGTGGGGGACATGGAGGCATGCGGCGCGTCCATTGTCATGGGTGAATCGACGGTGATCATCGGATATAAAGACGCGGCGCGGAGAGGGGACCCGACGAGTCACGGGGGGCGGATCGCTTCGGGGTGTCCGACGGTGTTGATCGGGTCGAATCCGCAGATGGATACCCTGCGCACAGACAAACCGTTCTGCGAAGAATGCGAGCAGAAGAAGAAGGAGCGCGAGGAGCGGCGGAAGAGGGGGCGGAAGTCGTGA
- a CDS encoding DUF4123 domain-containing protein — translation MTAPRLIVEVRWGKLAGTKIVLKSGQTVRVGRMAGADFVVEHDGEISRLHFEIEWDGTRAVVRDLGSIKGTMLGGKAIEGEEEIPHGGWIQAGETDFMVYVEGRTPAPEDEIDEEDREAAREERKRREAAEKALEELRGVAGREKLYAVVDAAREDRILELLREHVEPHRSLYDGVEGETLEEVAPYLVGPMREDSGLLDKLVLEGWGKRWGIWCTSEERFVEVRRHWRRFLMVELEETGERVYFRFYDPGVMRVFWDSCEEGQRAELFGRARSWFFEQEDGDIEQLRSAVDGHP, via the coding sequence GTGACGGCGCCGCGGCTCATCGTGGAGGTTCGGTGGGGGAAACTCGCGGGCACGAAGATCGTGCTGAAGTCGGGGCAAACGGTGCGCGTGGGGCGGATGGCGGGCGCGGATTTCGTGGTCGAGCACGATGGGGAGATTTCGCGGCTCCATTTCGAAATCGAATGGGACGGGACGCGCGCTGTCGTGAGGGATCTCGGTAGCATCAAGGGGACGATGCTCGGGGGAAAAGCGATCGAGGGGGAGGAGGAGATCCCGCACGGAGGGTGGATTCAGGCGGGAGAGACGGATTTCATGGTGTACGTCGAGGGGAGGACGCCGGCGCCGGAGGACGAGATCGACGAGGAGGACCGGGAGGCGGCGCGGGAGGAGCGGAAGCGGCGGGAGGCGGCGGAGAAGGCGCTCGAGGAGCTGCGGGGGGTGGCGGGGCGGGAGAAGCTTTATGCGGTGGTGGATGCGGCGCGGGAGGATCGGATTCTCGAATTGCTGAGGGAGCACGTGGAGCCGCATCGGTCGCTGTATGACGGGGTCGAGGGGGAGACGCTGGAGGAGGTCGCGCCGTATCTGGTGGGGCCGATGCGGGAAGATTCGGGGCTGCTCGACAAGCTCGTCCTGGAGGGATGGGGGAAGCGGTGGGGGATCTGGTGCACGAGTGAGGAGCGGTTCGTCGAGGTGCGTCGGCATTGGCGGCGATTTTTGATGGTGGAGCTCGAGGAGACGGGGGAGCGGGTCTATTTTCGATTCTATGATCCGGGGGTGATGCGGGTGTTCTGGGATTCGTGTGAGGAGGGGCAGCGGGCGGAGCTGTTCGGGCGGGCTCGCTCCTGGTTCTTCGAGCAGGAGGACGGGGACATCGAACAGCTGAGGAGCGCGGTCGATGGCCATCCTTGA